Proteins from one Streptomyces sp. NBC_00390 genomic window:
- a CDS encoding GH92 family glycosyl hydrolase has protein sequence MQPRTRARRRNFHAVTLAVTASLLVLTTPSAAVALPPQSGQSPVAGLEFRSSFESDEPQPDWRNTVDVGTDGRKRSSGVDGGFSSGIPGNVTDRVTELRASDENAGGGETKENLVDLLPSSKWLGFRPTAWIEFDTDAPVKVATYALTSANDFASRDPRDWTLKGSVDGKEWVVLDSRTGETFAERFQTRTFDIGAPSEVQAYGHYRLEITRNNGASDATQLADVQFSNGDTSTPVPDDMRSQVDRGPGGSPTAKANAGFTGTRALKYAGTHKADGRAYSYNKIFDIDVTVRRDTELSYKIFPSMAETDLNYPATNVSVDLAFTDGTYLSDLRAVDSHGGLLTPTGQGAAKRLYVNQWNSVAAGIGTVAAGKTVDRVLVAYDSPKGPAKFQGWVDDITLAPKAPEKRLAHLSDYASTTRGTNSSGSFSRGNNFPATAVPHGFNFWTPVTNAGSRSWLYEYSRGNNADNLPAVQAFSTSHEPSPWMGDRQTFQVMPSAAAGTPDTSRTARALPFRHENETARPHYYGVTFENGVKAEMAPADHAAMMRFTYPAGDASVILDNVTKEAGLTLDPDTRSFTAFSDVKSGLSTGATRLFVYGVFDAPVTDSASEGVTGRLRFDAGEDRTVNLRIATSLISVDQAKKNLADEIPAGTRFERVRGKAQEAWDGLLGKVEVEGATRDQLTTLYSSLYRLYLYPNSGFENTGTKASPKHQYASPFSPMTGPDTPTRTGAKIVDGKVYVNNGFWDTYRTTWPAYSFLTPKKAGELVDGFVQQYKDGGWISRWSSPGYADLMTGTSSDVAFADAYVKGVKFDAEAAYEAALKNATVVPPSPGVGRKGMETSPFLGYASTETHEGLSWSLEGYLNDYGLAKMGQALYAKTGKDRYKEESRYFLERARNYVTLFDTKAGFFQGRNLKGDWRVESGAFDPRVWGYDYTETNGWGYAFTAPQDSRGLANLYGGRSGLGEKLDTYFSTPETASPEFVGSYGSVIHEMTEARDVRMGMYGHSNQVAHHATYMYNAASQPWKTQQKVREVLSRLYTGSEIGQGYHGDEDNGEQSAWYLFSALGFYPLVMGSGEYAIGSPLFTKATVHLENGRDLVVKAPKNSAKNVYVQGLKVDGKPWTSTALPHSRIAKGGTLEFAMGPKPSAWGTGKNAAPVSITQDDKAPTPRHDVITGDGALFDNSSGTSAPVGSVELPLKQATRAVQYTLTSSAKDKAPTGWVLQGSADGEEWTDLDRRSGESFAWDRQTRVFTVDRPGSYQRYRLVFTGEATLAEIELIS, from the coding sequence ATGCAGCCCAGAACCAGAGCCCGGCGGAGAAACTTTCACGCGGTCACCCTGGCGGTGACCGCTTCTCTGCTCGTGTTGACGACCCCCTCGGCCGCTGTCGCACTGCCCCCGCAGTCCGGACAATCCCCGGTCGCCGGCCTGGAATTCAGGTCATCCTTCGAATCGGACGAACCCCAGCCGGACTGGCGCAATACCGTTGATGTCGGCACCGACGGCAGGAAGCGGTCGTCGGGTGTCGATGGCGGCTTCTCCAGCGGAATACCGGGCAATGTCACCGACAGGGTGACCGAACTGCGCGCCAGCGACGAGAACGCCGGCGGGGGCGAGACGAAGGAGAACCTCGTCGATCTGCTGCCGAGCAGCAAATGGCTGGGGTTCCGGCCCACCGCCTGGATCGAGTTCGACACCGACGCACCGGTCAAGGTGGCCACCTACGCCCTCACGTCCGCCAATGACTTCGCCTCCCGCGACCCCAGGGACTGGACGCTCAAGGGCTCGGTCGACGGCAAGGAGTGGGTGGTGCTGGACTCGCGCACCGGCGAGACATTCGCCGAGCGCTTCCAGACCAGGACCTTCGACATCGGCGCTCCGTCCGAGGTGCAGGCGTACGGGCACTACCGGCTGGAGATCACCAGGAACAACGGGGCGTCCGACGCCACCCAGTTGGCCGACGTCCAGTTCTCCAACGGCGACACCAGCACCCCGGTCCCCGACGACATGCGCAGCCAGGTCGACCGCGGCCCCGGCGGCTCCCCCACCGCCAAGGCCAATGCCGGGTTCACCGGCACGCGGGCGCTGAAGTACGCCGGCACGCACAAGGCCGACGGCCGGGCATATTCGTACAACAAGATCTTCGACATCGATGTCACGGTGCGCCGTGACACCGAACTGTCGTACAAGATCTTCCCCTCAATGGCCGAAACCGATCTGAACTACCCGGCCACCAACGTGTCGGTGGACCTCGCCTTCACCGACGGCACCTATCTGAGTGATCTTCGCGCGGTCGACTCGCACGGCGGCCTGCTGACCCCCACCGGACAGGGCGCCGCGAAGCGGTTGTACGTCAATCAGTGGAACAGCGTCGCGGCCGGCATCGGCACGGTCGCGGCCGGCAAGACCGTCGACCGGGTGCTGGTGGCGTACGACTCCCCCAAGGGCCCGGCGAAGTTCCAGGGCTGGGTCGACGACATCACCCTCGCGCCCAAGGCTCCCGAGAAGCGGCTCGCCCACCTCTCGGACTACGCCTCGACGACCCGTGGCACCAACTCCAGCGGCTCGTTCTCCCGCGGCAACAACTTCCCCGCCACCGCCGTCCCGCACGGCTTCAACTTCTGGACGCCGGTGACCAATGCCGGGTCACGCAGCTGGCTGTACGAGTACTCCCGCGGCAACAACGCGGACAATCTGCCGGCCGTGCAGGCCTTCAGCACCAGCCATGAGCCGAGCCCGTGGATGGGCGACCGGCAGACCTTCCAGGTGATGCCGTCGGCGGCGGCCGGCACTCCGGACACCTCGCGCACGGCCCGGGCCCTGCCCTTCCGTCACGAGAACGAGACGGCCCGCCCGCACTACTACGGCGTGACGTTCGAGAACGGGGTCAAGGCCGAGATGGCTCCGGCCGACCACGCGGCGATGATGCGCTTCACCTATCCCGCGGGCGACGCGAGCGTCATCCTCGACAACGTCACGAAGGAGGCCGGGCTCACCCTCGACCCGGACACCCGCTCCTTCACCGCCTTCTCGGACGTCAAGAGCGGTCTGTCCACGGGCGCCACCCGGCTGTTCGTGTACGGCGTCTTCGACGCGCCGGTGACCGACTCGGCGTCCGAAGGCGTCACCGGCCGGCTCCGCTTCGACGCAGGCGAGGACCGCACCGTCAATCTGCGTATCGCCACCTCGCTCATCAGCGTCGACCAGGCGAAGAAGAACCTGGCCGACGAGATCCCGGCGGGCACCCGCTTCGAGCGGGTGCGCGGCAAGGCGCAGGAGGCCTGGGACGGTCTGCTGGGCAAGGTGGAGGTCGAGGGCGCGACCCGCGACCAGCTCACCACGCTCTACTCCAGCCTGTACCGGCTGTACCTGTACCCGAACTCCGGCTTCGAGAACACCGGCACCAAGGCAAGCCCGAAGCACCAGTACGCGAGCCCGTTCTCGCCGATGACCGGTCCCGACACTCCGACCCGTACCGGCGCGAAGATCGTCGACGGCAAGGTGTACGTCAACAACGGCTTCTGGGACACGTACCGCACGACCTGGCCCGCGTACTCCTTCCTCACTCCGAAGAAGGCGGGCGAGCTGGTGGACGGCTTCGTCCAGCAGTACAAGGACGGCGGCTGGATCTCGCGCTGGTCCTCGCCCGGCTATGCCGATCTGATGACCGGTACCAGCTCGGACGTGGCCTTCGCCGACGCCTATGTCAAGGGCGTGAAGTTCGACGCCGAGGCGGCATACGAGGCGGCGCTGAAGAACGCGACCGTGGTGCCCCCGTCCCCGGGCGTCGGCCGCAAGGGCATGGAGACCTCTCCGTTCCTCGGCTACGCCTCCACCGAGACGCACGAGGGTCTGTCCTGGTCGCTGGAGGGTTACCTCAACGACTACGGGCTGGCGAAGATGGGCCAGGCGCTCTACGCGAAGACCGGGAAGGACCGCTACAAGGAGGAGTCGCGGTACTTCCTCGAGCGGGCCCGTAACTACGTCACCCTCTTCGACACGAAGGCCGGCTTCTTCCAGGGCCGCAACCTCAAGGGCGACTGGCGGGTCGAGAGCGGCGCGTTCGACCCGCGGGTGTGGGGCTACGACTACACCGAGACCAACGGCTGGGGATACGCCTTCACCGCTCCGCAGGACAGCCGCGGTCTGGCGAATCTGTACGGCGGCCGCTCCGGTCTCGGCGAGAAGCTCGACACCTACTTCTCCACGCCCGAGACGGCCTCCCCGGAGTTCGTCGGCTCGTACGGCTCCGTCATCCATGAGATGACCGAGGCGCGCGATGTGCGGATGGGTATGTACGGGCACTCCAACCAGGTCGCCCATCACGCCACCTACATGTACAACGCGGCCTCGCAGCCGTGGAAGACGCAGCAGAAGGTGCGCGAGGTGCTCTCCCGCCTCTACACCGGCAGCGAGATCGGGCAGGGTTACCACGGTGACGAGGACAACGGCGAGCAGTCGGCCTGGTACCTCTTCTCCGCGCTCGGCTTCTACCCGCTGGTGATGGGCAGCGGCGAGTACGCGATCGGTTCACCCCTGTTCACCAAGGCGACCGTGCACCTGGAGAACGGCCGCGACCTCGTCGTCAAGGCCCCGAAGAACAGCGCGAAGAACGTCTACGTGCAGGGCCTGAAGGTGGACGGCAAGCCATGGACGTCCACGGCGCTGCCGCACAGCCGGATCGCCAAGGGCGGCACGCTGGAGTTCGCGATGGGGCCGAAGCCGTCGGCCTGGGGCACGGGGAAGAACGCCGCACCGGTCTCCATCACCCAGGACGACAAGGCGCCCACGCCGCGGCACGACGTGATCACGGGTGACGGCGCGCTGTTCGACAACTCCTCCGGCACCTCCGCACCGGTCGGGTCGGTGGAACTGCCGCTGAAGCAGGCGACGCGGGCCGTGCAGTACACGCTCACCTCGTCGGCCAAGGACAAGGCCCCGACCGGCTGGGTGTTGCAGGGTTCCGCCGACGGCGAGGAGTGGACCGACCTGGACCGGCGTTCGGGCGAGTCGTTCGCCTGGGACCGGCAGACCAGGGTCTTCACGGTGGACAGGCCCGGCTCTTACCAGCGCTACCGGCTCGTGTTCACAGGTGAGGCGACGCTCGCGGAGATCGAACTGATCTCCTGA
- a CDS encoding ketopantoate reductase family protein encodes MGGPCGRPSHDLCGRGRFTAQIPVPGPGLAIWPAPSQSYCGERPGPQARDVIVRAKAEGAAPWRPPAFRTRARRPAAPRDGAVDVPAVDGSRTGGSTWQSLVRGTGSIETDHLNGEMVLLGRQQGVPTPVNEVLHSAPRARAHASGGSRGGSPPRSSPRADTGGPAVDSRHSVRAGGPGAMALPPVLSGPLRRSVRSPRASPHL; translated from the coding sequence GTGGGCGGGCCGTGCGGACGGCCCTCGCATGACCTATGCGGCAGAGGCCGTTTCACGGCACAGATACCGGTCCCAGGTCCGGGCCTTGCGATATGGCCCGCCCCGTCGCAGTCGTACTGCGGTGAGCGGCCGGGGCCGCAGGCGCGGGACGTGATCGTACGGGCCAAGGCGGAGGGCGCCGCGCCTTGGCGGCCGCCGGCATTCCGTACGCGAGCGAGGCGGCCGGCCGCACCGCGCGACGGTGCGGTCGATGTCCCGGCCGTGGACGGCAGCCGTACGGGGGGCTCGACGTGGCAGAGCCTGGTCCGGGGCACGGGATCGATCGAGACCGACCATCTCAACGGGGAGATGGTGCTGCTCGGACGGCAGCAGGGGGTGCCCACCCCGGTGAACGAGGTGCTGCACAGCGCGCCGCGGGCGAGAGCGCACGCGAGCGGCGGGAGCCGGGGCGGCTCACCGCCGCGCAGCTCGCCGCGCGCGGACACCGGCGGGCCGGCCGTGGACAGCCGACACAGCGTGCGGGCGGGAGGGCCCGGTGCCATGGCCCTCCCGCCCGTCCTGTCCGGACCGCTCAGGAGATCAGTTCGATCTCCGCGAGCGTCGCCTCACCTGTGA
- a CDS encoding methyltransferase domain-containing protein gives MPQNDAFGAWFYASQQDGSMRSAERVLPVVLDLVQPSSVVDLGCGTGAWLATALRLGADTVLGVDGPWVIEETLHIPFDSFLSHDLSQPLDVEELRPDGPGSRFGLAMSLEAAEHLDADRADSFIANLCALSECVLFSAAIPGQTGSDHRNEQWPPYWRARFERQGHQLVDCLRSRLWADPEIEPWYAQNAYLYVSTERLAADERLREAASENDQIPLTAVHPGVLALFSKPYAPPNPEPIRRQAAPMRFRST, from the coding sequence ATGCCTCAAAACGACGCCTTCGGCGCATGGTTCTACGCAAGTCAGCAGGACGGTTCGATGCGCTCCGCCGAACGCGTCCTCCCCGTCGTCCTCGATCTTGTCCAGCCATCCAGCGTTGTCGACCTCGGCTGCGGTACCGGCGCCTGGCTCGCCACCGCACTGCGGCTCGGAGCCGACACGGTCCTCGGGGTGGACGGCCCGTGGGTCATCGAGGAGACCTTGCACATCCCGTTCGACAGCTTCCTGTCCCACGACCTCTCGCAGCCCCTGGACGTCGAGGAACTGCGCCCCGACGGGCCCGGCAGCCGGTTCGGTCTCGCCATGTCCCTGGAAGCGGCGGAGCACCTCGACGCCGACCGCGCCGACTCTTTCATCGCCAATCTGTGCGCCCTCTCCGAGTGCGTGCTGTTCTCCGCCGCCATCCCCGGTCAGACGGGCAGCGACCACCGCAACGAGCAGTGGCCGCCCTACTGGCGGGCCCGGTTCGAGCGGCAGGGTCACCAGCTCGTCGACTGCCTGCGCAGCCGTCTGTGGGCGGACCCGGAGATCGAGCCCTGGTACGCGCAGAACGCCTACCTCTACGTCAGCACCGAACGGCTGGCCGCCGACGAACGGCTGCGCGAGGCTGCGTCGGAGAACGACCAGATCCCACTCACCGCCGTCCACCCCGGGGTGCTGGCCCTCTTCTCCAAGCCCTACGCGCCGCCGAACCCGGAGCCGATCCGGCGGCAGGCGGCGCCGATGCGCTTCAGGAGCACATGA
- the acnA gene encoding aconitate hydratase AcnA, which translates to MSANSFDARSTLRVGDESYEIFKLDKVEGSARLPYSLKVLLENLLRTEDGANITADHIRALGNWDSQAQPSQEIQFTPARVIMQDFTGVPCVVDLATMREAVKELGGDPAKINPLAPAELVIDHSVIADKFGTNDAFAQNVELEYGRNKERYQFLRWGQTAFDEFKVVPPGTGIVHQVNIEHLARTVMVRGGQAYPDTLVGTDSHTTMVNGLGVLGWGVGGIEAEAAMLGQPVSMLIPRVVGFKLTGELPTGTTATDLVLTITEMLRKHGVVGKFVEFYGEGVSATSLANRATIGNMSPEFGSTAAIFPIDGETLNYLKLTGRSEQQVALVEAYAKEQGLWLDPAAEPDFSEKLELDLSTVVPSIAGPKRPQDRIVLANAAEQFTQDVRNYVDEDDEAGKESFPASDAPAEHNGVPTRPTLVTAPDGSTYEIDHGAVTVAAITSCTNTSNPYVMVAAALVAKKAVEKGLTRKPWVKTTLAPGSKVVTDYFDKAGLTPYLDKVGFNLVGYGCTTCIGNSGPLPEEVSKAVNDHDLAVTSVLSGNRNFEGRINPDVKMNYLASPPLVVAYAIAGSMKVDITREALGIDTEGNPVYLKDIWPSEAEVNDVVANAIGEDMFNKSYQDVFAGDAQWQALPIPTGNTFEWDPQSTYVRKPPYFEGMTMETTPVTDIAGARVLAKLGDSVTTDHISPAGAIKADTPAGQYLTEHGVERRDFNSYGSRRGNHEVMIRGTFANIRLRNQIAPGTEGGYTRDFTQADGPVSFIYDASQNYQAAGTPLVILAGKEYGSGSSRDWAAKGTALLGVKAVVAESYERIHRSNLIGMGVLPLQFPEGASAESLGLTGEETFSITGVTELNDGTTPRTVKVATDTGVEFDAVVRIDTPGEADYYRNGGIMQYVLRNLIRG; encoded by the coding sequence GTGTCGGCGAACAGCTTCGACGCCCGCAGCACGCTGCGCGTGGGCGACGAGTCTTACGAGATCTTCAAGCTGGACAAGGTCGAGGGCTCCGCGCGCCTCCCTTACAGCCTGAAGGTGCTGCTGGAGAACCTGCTCCGCACCGAGGACGGCGCGAACATCACCGCCGACCACATCCGGGCGCTCGGCAACTGGGACTCCCAGGCGCAGCCCAGCCAGGAGATCCAGTTCACGCCGGCCCGCGTGATCATGCAGGACTTCACCGGCGTTCCCTGTGTCGTGGACCTCGCCACCATGCGTGAGGCCGTGAAGGAGCTCGGCGGCGACCCGGCGAAGATCAACCCGCTGGCCCCGGCCGAGCTGGTCATCGACCACTCCGTCATTGCCGACAAGTTCGGCACCAACGACGCCTTCGCGCAGAACGTGGAGCTCGAGTACGGCCGCAACAAGGAGCGCTACCAGTTCCTGCGCTGGGGCCAGACCGCGTTCGACGAGTTCAAGGTCGTTCCGCCCGGCACCGGCATCGTCCACCAGGTGAACATCGAGCACCTGGCCCGCACCGTCATGGTCCGGGGTGGCCAGGCGTACCCCGACACCCTCGTCGGCACCGACTCCCACACCACCATGGTCAACGGCCTCGGTGTGCTCGGCTGGGGCGTCGGCGGCATCGAGGCCGAGGCCGCGATGCTCGGCCAGCCCGTCTCGATGCTCATCCCGCGCGTCGTCGGCTTCAAGCTCACCGGCGAGCTGCCCACCGGCACCACCGCCACCGACCTCGTCCTCACGATCACCGAGATGCTGCGCAAGCACGGCGTCGTCGGCAAGTTCGTCGAGTTCTACGGCGAGGGCGTCTCCGCCACCTCGCTCGCCAACCGCGCGACCATCGGCAACATGTCGCCGGAGTTCGGCTCCACCGCCGCGATCTTCCCGATCGACGGCGAGACCCTGAACTACCTGAAGCTGACCGGCCGCTCCGAGCAGCAGGTCGCGCTCGTCGAGGCGTACGCCAAGGAGCAGGGCCTCTGGCTCGACCCGGCGGCTGAGCCCGACTTCTCCGAGAAGCTCGAGCTGGACCTGTCCACGGTCGTCCCGTCGATCGCCGGCCCGAAGCGCCCGCAGGACCGCATCGTCCTCGCCAACGCCGCCGAGCAGTTCACGCAGGACGTGCGCAACTACGTCGACGAGGACGACGAGGCGGGCAAGGAGTCCTTCCCGGCCTCCGACGCCCCCGCCGAGCACAACGGCGTCCCGACCCGCCCGACGCTGGTCACCGCCCCCGACGGCTCGACCTACGAGATCGACCACGGCGCCGTCACCGTCGCCGCGATCACCTCCTGCACCAACACCTCGAACCCGTACGTCATGGTCGCCGCCGCGCTGGTGGCCAAGAAGGCGGTCGAGAAGGGCCTGACCCGCAAGCCGTGGGTCAAGACCACGCTCGCCCCGGGCTCCAAGGTCGTCACCGACTACTTCGACAAGGCGGGTCTGACCCCCTACCTCGACAAGGTCGGCTTCAACCTGGTCGGTTACGGCTGCACCACCTGCATCGGCAACTCCGGCCCGCTGCCGGAGGAGGTCTCCAAGGCCGTCAACGACCACGACCTGGCCGTCACCTCGGTGCTCTCCGGCAACCGCAACTTCGAGGGCCGGATCAACCCCGACGTCAAGATGAACTACCTGGCGTCCCCGCCGCTGGTCGTCGCGTACGCCATCGCGGGCTCCATGAAGGTGGACATCACCCGCGAGGCGCTCGGCATCGACACCGAGGGCAACCCGGTCTACCTGAAGGACATCTGGCCTTCCGAGGCCGAGGTCAACGACGTCGTGGCCAACGCCATCGGCGAGGACATGTTCAACAAGTCCTACCAGGACGTCTTCGCGGGCGACGCCCAGTGGCAGGCCCTGCCGATCCCGACCGGCAACACCTTCGAGTGGGACCCGCAGTCCACCTATGTGCGCAAGCCCCCGTACTTCGAGGGCATGACGATGGAGACCACCCCGGTCACCGACATCGCCGGTGCGCGCGTGCTCGCCAAGCTGGGCGACTCGGTCACCACCGACCACATCTCCCCGGCCGGTGCGATCAAGGCCGACACCCCGGCCGGCCAGTACCTCACCGAGCACGGTGTGGAGCGTCGTGACTTCAACAGCTACGGCTCGCGCCGAGGCAACCACGAGGTCATGATCCGCGGCACGTTCGCCAACATCCGCCTGCGCAACCAGATCGCGCCGGGCACCGAGGGCGGCTACACGCGCGACTTCACCCAGGCGGACGGCCCGGTCTCCTTCATCTACGACGCGTCGCAGAACTACCAGGCCGCCGGCACCCCGCTGGTGATCCTGGCGGGCAAGGAGTACGGCTCCGGCTCGTCCCGTGACTGGGCGGCCAAGGGCACCGCGCTCCTCGGCGTCAAGGCCGTCGTCGCCGAGTCGTACGAGCGCATCCACCGCTCGAACCTCATCGGCATGGGCGTCCTGCCGCTGCAGTTCCCGGAGGGCGCGTCCGCCGAGTCCCTCGGTCTGACCGGCGAGGAGACCTTCTCCATCACCGGTGTCACCGAGCTGAACGACGGCACCACGCCGCGTACGGTCAAGGTCGCCACCGACACCGGTGTGGAGTTCGACGCGGTCGTCCGCATCGACACCCCTGGTGAGGCGGACTACTACCGCAACGGCGGCATCATGCAGTACGTGCTGCGCAACCTGATCCGCGGCTGA
- a CDS encoding TIGR03943 family putative permease subunit, whose translation MNRQAQAVVLFLIGGAVLRAGLTDLYLRYVKAGLRPLLLVAGVVLIVAAIATVWYELRRPRTDHESRPERELHDEHGHAHREPRISWLLVLPLFALILVAPPALGSYSALRTGTALQEPLAFPALPADDPLRLGVVDYAGRAAYDHGHSLGDRRIKITGFITLDRGGAPYLTRMVLNCCAADAQPVKVGLSGEVPPVLQPDTWVEVTGTYTGKQTKDPVNDGVIPFIDISRARPVPAPADQYED comes from the coding sequence GTGAACCGCCAGGCGCAAGCAGTCGTGTTGTTCCTCATCGGCGGGGCGGTGCTGCGCGCCGGCCTCACCGACCTCTACCTGCGCTACGTCAAGGCCGGGCTGCGCCCGTTGCTGCTCGTGGCCGGCGTGGTCCTGATCGTCGCCGCCATCGCCACGGTCTGGTACGAACTGCGACGGCCGCGCACGGACCACGAGAGCCGGCCCGAGCGTGAACTCCACGACGAGCACGGCCATGCCCACCGCGAACCACGGATCTCCTGGCTCCTCGTCCTGCCCCTGTTCGCCCTCATCCTGGTCGCCCCACCCGCACTGGGCTCCTACAGCGCCCTGCGCACCGGCACGGCCCTGCAAGAACCCCTGGCCTTCCCCGCCCTACCCGCCGACGACCCCCTCCGGCTCGGCGTCGTCGACTACGCGGGCCGCGCCGCTTACGACCACGGACACTCCCTCGGCGACCGGAGGATCAAGATCACCGGCTTCATCACCCTCGACCGCGGCGGCGCGCCCTACCTCACCCGCATGGTTCTCAACTGCTGTGCCGCCGACGCTCAGCCGGTCAAGGTCGGCCTGTCCGGAGAGGTTCCGCCCGTCCTGCAACCCGACACCTGGGTCGAAGTCACCGGCACGTACACCGGCAAACAGACCAAAGACCCCGTCAACGACGGCGTCATCCCCTTCATCGACATCAGCCGGGCCAGACCGGTCCCTGCCCCGGCCGACCAGTACGAAGACTGA
- a CDS encoding permease has product MTTTEAASTRGDDREADAAHGWQFNSSLVLTMVLVLVVGLQGPIRRALAAPVMQSWMTVFVAVVVQALPFLVLGVLLSAIIAVFVPPSFFARALPSRPSLAVPVAGMAGAVLPGCECASVPVAGALVRRGVTPAAALAFLLSAPAINPIVLAATAVAFPGNPQMVLARFVASLLVACAMGWLWQRLGRTDWMRPPDRPSLGGLGKGAAFWGSVRHDVVHAGGFLVVGAMAAATLKTVVPAGWLHAAANDPLVSILALAFLAVVLSICSEADAFVAASLSQFSLTARLAFLVVGPMIDLKLFAMQAATFGRGFALRFAPATFTLAVLVSALVGAVLL; this is encoded by the coding sequence GTGACCACGACCGAAGCAGCCTCGACTCGCGGTGACGACCGTGAGGCGGACGCGGCGCACGGTTGGCAGTTCAACTCGTCCCTCGTGCTGACCATGGTGCTGGTCCTGGTGGTCGGGCTGCAGGGGCCGATCCGGCGGGCGTTGGCCGCGCCGGTCATGCAGAGCTGGATGACCGTGTTCGTCGCGGTGGTCGTCCAGGCATTGCCCTTCCTCGTCCTCGGCGTGCTGCTGTCGGCGATCATCGCGGTGTTCGTCCCGCCGTCGTTCTTCGCCCGCGCGCTACCGAGCCGGCCCTCCCTGGCGGTGCCGGTGGCCGGGATGGCCGGGGCGGTCCTGCCGGGCTGCGAGTGCGCTTCCGTGCCGGTGGCCGGGGCGCTTGTACGCCGGGGTGTCACCCCCGCCGCGGCGCTGGCGTTCCTGCTGTCCGCCCCGGCGATCAACCCGATCGTGCTGGCCGCCACCGCTGTTGCGTTTCCCGGCAACCCGCAGATGGTCCTCGCCCGGTTCGTGGCGAGTCTGCTCGTGGCGTGCGCGATGGGCTGGTTGTGGCAACGGCTGGGCCGCACCGACTGGATGCGCCCACCGGACCGTCCGTCGCTCGGCGGCCTCGGCAAGGGGGCGGCGTTCTGGGGATCGGTACGGCACGACGTGGTGCACGCCGGCGGCTTCCTTGTCGTCGGCGCGATGGCCGCGGCCACGCTCAAGACCGTGGTACCGGCCGGCTGGCTGCACGCCGCAGCCAATGATCCGCTGGTGTCGATCCTCGCCCTGGCCTTCCTCGCGGTGGTGTTGTCGATCTGTTCCGAGGCCGACGCGTTCGTGGCCGCCTCCCTGTCGCAGTTCTCCCTGACCGCCCGGCTGGCCTTCCTCGTCGTCGGACCGATGATCGACCTGAAACTGTTCGCCATGCAGGCCGCCACCTTCGGCCGGGGCTTCGCGCTGCGGTTCGCCCCCGCCACCTTCACCCTGGCCGTCCTGGTGTCGGCCCTTGTCGGGGCGGTCCTGCTGTGA
- a CDS encoding VOC family protein, giving the protein MFSGAHVILYTTDADADRAFVKDVLGFPHVDAGGGWLIFKLPPAEVAVHPTTGDTKHEFYLMCDDLEGTLSRLAEQNVEISRPPSDQGWGVLASVRMPSGAELPLYEPRHATAHGLSL; this is encoded by the coding sequence ATGTTCAGTGGCGCGCATGTGATCCTTTACACCACGGACGCCGACGCGGACCGGGCGTTCGTCAAGGACGTGCTCGGGTTCCCGCACGTCGACGCCGGAGGCGGCTGGCTCATCTTCAAACTGCCGCCGGCAGAGGTCGCCGTGCACCCGACGACCGGCGACACGAAGCACGAGTTCTATCTGATGTGCGACGACCTCGAGGGCACTTTGTCCCGACTCGCCGAACAGAATGTGGAGATTTCGCGTCCACCGAGCGACCAGGGCTGGGGTGTGCTGGCCTCGGTACGGATGCCGAGCGGGGCCGAACTCCCGCTCTACGAACCGCGACATGCCACTGCGCACGGTCTTTCACTCTGA